From a region of the Tateyamaria omphalii genome:
- a CDS encoding GNAT family N-acetyltransferase, producing the protein MTFEVMTDVRCFDFDRIVSAIQDSYWGQGRSDADIRLAFAGSAVVGVFEDGQQVAVARATTDTVFYAYIFDLIVFESHRGRGLARVLMDALFAHPKLKEVSGWMLSTRDAHGLYTQYGFAPVEPGRTMWMRRT; encoded by the coding sequence GTGACCTTTGAGGTCATGACGGACGTGCGGTGCTTTGACTTTGACCGGATCGTATCGGCCATTCAGGACAGCTATTGGGGGCAAGGGCGTAGCGATGCGGACATTCGCCTCGCATTTGCCGGCTCCGCCGTGGTCGGCGTGTTCGAGGACGGACAGCAGGTCGCAGTGGCGCGGGCGACCACCGATACGGTGTTTTACGCCTATATCTTTGATCTGATCGTTTTTGAGTCGCATCGCGGGCGTGGACTGGCGCGCGTGCTTATGGATGCTTTGTTTGCGCATCCGAAGCTGAAAGAGGTGTCTGGCTGGATGCTGTCGACCCGCGACGCGCATGGGTTGTACACCCAATACGGTTTTGCGCCCGTCGAGCCGGGTCGGACGATGTGGATGCGCCGCACTTAG
- a CDS encoding DUF883 family protein, with translation MAQVKNGKTDTSDVTAQIEVIKSDIAALTALMGDMASQRAEGAKANAAGMADKVKQTAADQATLAQLRAQEMGASARTAAEDGYAKTEEAIRQQPAMAVGIAASVGFLIGLLATRRA, from the coding sequence ATGGCACAGGTCAAGAACGGCAAGACTGACACGTCCGACGTGACAGCACAGATTGAAGTCATCAAATCCGACATCGCAGCGCTGACCGCCCTGATGGGTGATATGGCCTCGCAAAGGGCAGAAGGCGCCAAGGCGAACGCCGCAGGGATGGCGGACAAGGTCAAACAAACCGCCGCAGATCAGGCCACATTGGCCCAATTACGCGCGCAGGAAATGGGCGCATCGGCGCGCACTGCCGCCGAAGATGGATATGCCAAAACCGAAGAGGCCATTCGCCAACAACCCGCCATGGCTGTGGGGATCGCAGCAAGCGTCGGCTTCCTGATTGGCCTGCTGGCCACACGCCGCGCGTAA
- the rlmN gene encoding 23S rRNA (adenine(2503)-C(2))-methyltransferase RlmN, which yields MADAPITQDVLTITRKLPEGPVNLVGLTRPQLRDVLIAHGTPEKQAKMRVGQIWQWIYQWGVRDFEVMTNLSKVYRAELAETFVIEIPEVVSKQVSVDGTRKWLVRIAGGHEVEVVYIPEEDRGTLCVSSQVGCTLTCSFCHTGTQKLVRNLTAAEIVGQVMMARDDLEEWPVPGAPKDETRLLSNIVLMGMGEPLYNFENVRDAMKICMDEEGIQLSRRRITLSTSGVVPEIERTANEIGCQLAVSFHATTDEVRNKLVPINKRWNIEALLEALKAYPRGRNSERITFEYVMLDGVNDTDADAHRLVALLEGIPAKVNLIPFNEWPGAPYKRSSNNRIRAFANIIYQAGYASPIRTPRGEDILAACGQLKSATERARKSRKEIAAEAGLQ from the coding sequence ATGGCTGATGCGCCGATCACGCAGGATGTTTTGACGATTACCCGAAAGCTGCCGGAGGGGCCCGTGAACCTTGTCGGGTTGACCCGTCCGCAATTGCGCGACGTGCTGATTGCCCATGGCACGCCGGAGAAGCAGGCCAAGATGCGCGTGGGGCAGATCTGGCAGTGGATTTACCAGTGGGGGGTGCGTGACTTTGAGGTCATGACGAACCTGTCGAAAGTCTATCGTGCCGAGCTGGCCGAGACGTTCGTGATCGAAATCCCGGAGGTCGTGTCGAAGCAGGTGAGTGTGGATGGCACCCGTAAGTGGCTGGTCCGCATCGCGGGCGGGCATGAGGTCGAGGTTGTCTACATCCCCGAAGAGGATCGGGGGACGCTGTGTGTCTCGAGCCAGGTAGGCTGCACGCTGACCTGTTCGTTTTGCCACACCGGCACCCAGAAGCTGGTGCGCAACCTGACGGCGGCGGAGATTGTCGGGCAGGTGATGATGGCCCGCGATGATCTGGAGGAGTGGCCGGTGCCCGGTGCGCCGAAGGATGAGACGCGGCTTTTGTCGAATATCGTGCTGATGGGGATGGGCGAGCCGCTTTATAATTTCGAGAACGTGCGCGATGCGATGAAGATCTGCATGGACGAGGAGGGCATTCAGCTCAGCCGTCGGCGGATCACCTTGAGCACCTCGGGCGTTGTGCCAGAGATTGAGCGGACAGCGAATGAGATTGGGTGTCAGTTGGCCGTGTCCTTCCATGCCACCACGGATGAGGTGCGCAATAAGCTGGTGCCTATCAACAAGCGGTGGAACATTGAAGCGCTTCTGGAGGCGTTGAAAGCCTATCCGCGGGGGCGGAATTCGGAGCGGATCACGTTTGAATACGTGATGCTGGACGGTGTAAACGATACCGATGCCGATGCGCATCGGTTGGTGGCGCTGCTGGAGGGCATTCCGGCCAAGGTGAACTTGATCCCCTTCAACGAATGGCCCGGTGCGCCCTACAAGCGGTCGTCGAACAATCGCATTCGCGCCTTTGCCAACATTATCTATCAGGCCGGTTATGCCAGCCCGATCCGCACGCCGCGGGGTGAGGACATTCTGGCCGCCTGTGGCCAGTTGAAGTCGGCGACCGAACGCGCGCGGAAGAGCCGCAAGGAGATTGCGGCGGAGGCGGGCCTGCAGTGA
- a CDS encoding TIGR00730 family Rossman fold protein, translating to MKDDHRSPFRDAYTDRKAAEGLPDTPQTRSPAYGLAFADDEFLCREELRPVRLQLELLKPEMMMNVQGIESTIVLFGGARIPDPENKGEARTQTLADLSSFYDEAREFSRLMTLRSMETGGTENVIVTGGGPGVMEAGNRGAVDAGGHSIGLNIVLPFEQAPNAYVTPDLCFNFHYFAIRKMHFLMRARAICVFPGGFGTLDELFESLTLIQTGRMERVPFLLFGKAFWEKIINWDALSDAGTISADDLDLFRFVDSAQEAIEVINTWGPTGKRGEVPGR from the coding sequence ATGAAAGACGATCACCGCAGCCCGTTCCGCGATGCCTATACCGACCGCAAAGCGGCCGAGGGCCTGCCCGACACCCCGCAAACGCGGTCACCGGCCTACGGTCTCGCCTTTGCAGACGACGAATTCCTGTGCCGCGAAGAACTGCGCCCCGTGCGTCTGCAGCTCGAATTGCTCAAGCCCGAGATGATGATGAATGTACAGGGCATCGAAAGTACGATTGTCCTCTTCGGCGGCGCCCGCATCCCCGACCCGGAAAACAAGGGCGAGGCACGCACCCAAACCCTGGCTGACCTGTCGTCCTTCTACGACGAAGCGCGCGAGTTCTCGCGTCTCATGACGCTCAGGTCGATGGAAACGGGCGGCACCGAGAATGTGATCGTCACCGGCGGCGGCCCCGGCGTGATGGAGGCGGGCAACCGCGGCGCCGTCGATGCCGGGGGGCACTCCATCGGGCTCAACATCGTGCTGCCGTTCGAACAGGCCCCCAACGCCTATGTCACACCCGACCTGTGCTTCAACTTCCACTACTTTGCGATCCGCAAGATGCATTTCCTCATGCGCGCCCGGGCCATCTGCGTTTTCCCTGGCGGCTTCGGCACATTGGACGAACTGTTCGAATCGCTGACCCTGATCCAGACGGGCCGGATGGAACGCGTACCCTTCCTGCTGTTCGGCAAGGCGTTCTGGGAAAAGATCATCAACTGGGACGCGCTGTCAGACGCCGGCACAATCTCGGCCGACGATCTGGACCTGTTCCGCTTCGTCGACAGCGCGCAGGAAGCCATTGAGGTGATCAACACCTGGGGCCCCACGGGCAAACGCGGCGAGGTGCCGGGCAGATAA
- a CDS encoding Stf0 family sulfotransferase: MPPPTAYMLCTSPRSGSTLMCAMLRDSGVAGHPKSYFHKPSLADWRAGLDLAPDTSRADIFTEATRKGRGGTDIFGLRLQRHSAPFFFGQLRDLHPDAATDADAITAQFGPTHYIYLHRADKVAQAVSLVRARQSGLWHRNADGSELERTAPAQDPHYDPVAIAQEVATLQIYDAEWETWFTSQNLTPLRLDYDNLSADPSSTLAQTLSYLGLPPGAPPRPAVAKLSDDISATWIARFKADTLA, translated from the coding sequence ATGCCACCTCCCACAGCCTATATGCTATGTACCAGCCCGCGGAGCGGCAGCACACTCATGTGCGCGATGCTGCGGGACAGCGGCGTGGCAGGGCATCCAAAATCCTATTTCCACAAACCGTCACTGGCCGACTGGCGCGCGGGTCTCGACCTCGCCCCGGACACATCGCGCGCGGACATCTTCACCGAAGCCACCCGCAAGGGACGCGGCGGCACAGACATCTTCGGCTTGCGCCTGCAACGCCACAGCGCTCCGTTCTTCTTCGGCCAATTGCGCGATTTGCACCCCGATGCAGCCACGGATGCCGACGCAATCACCGCCCAATTCGGTCCCACACACTACATCTATTTGCACCGCGCCGACAAAGTGGCCCAAGCCGTTTCCCTCGTTCGGGCCAGGCAATCTGGCCTCTGGCACCGCAACGCCGATGGATCCGAACTGGAACGCACCGCCCCAGCGCAAGACCCGCACTACGACCCCGTGGCCATCGCGCAAGAGGTCGCAACTCTCCAAATCTACGACGCCGAATGGGAAACGTGGTTCACGTCCCAGAACCTCACGCCCCTGCGGCTCGACTACGACAACCTGTCTGCGGACCCGTCCAGCACATTGGCGCAAACCCTGTCCTATCTCGGCCTGCCACCGGGCGCCCCACCGCGCCCGGCTGTGGCAAAACTGTCCGACGACATCAGCGCCACATGGATCGCCCGGTTCAAAGCCGACACGCTTGCATGA
- a CDS encoding invasion associated locus B family protein, which yields MAFTKTMIGLVGALSLMAGVGIAQEQSTNRVAAKTDWSVFVEDNPTECWGVATPKEVVNTREGRVVAATRGQILLMVFYRPSADAKGQVAFTGGYPFRSGSTVNVNIGGNEFELFTEGEWAWPATPADDAKIVTAMKRGADAVVTGISSRGTTTKDTFSLLGFTAAVEDAEARCGG from the coding sequence ATGGCATTTACGAAGACAATGATTGGGCTGGTCGGCGCACTTTCGCTTATGGCAGGGGTCGGCATTGCGCAGGAGCAAAGCACGAACCGAGTGGCGGCCAAGACGGACTGGAGCGTGTTTGTCGAGGATAATCCGACCGAGTGCTGGGGTGTTGCGACGCCCAAGGAAGTGGTCAACACCCGCGAGGGCCGCGTTGTGGCGGCGACCCGTGGCCAGATCTTGCTGATGGTGTTTTACCGCCCGAGTGCGGATGCCAAGGGGCAGGTGGCCTTTACTGGCGGCTATCCGTTCCGGTCGGGATCGACGGTCAACGTCAACATCGGCGGCAACGAGTTTGAGTTGTTCACCGAGGGCGAATGGGCCTGGCCAGCGACACCGGCGGATGACGCCAAGATCGTCACCGCCATGAAGCGTGGCGCCGACGCCGTTGTGACCGGCATTTCGAGCCGTGGGACGACGACGAAGGATACGTTCTCGCTACTTGGCTTTACGGCGGCGGTCGAGGATGCCGAGGCGCGCTGCGGCGGGTAA
- a CDS encoding carboxymuconolactone decarboxylase family protein, whose translation MVTTTVHTLDTAPDASKPLLENSIKAFGRLPSLHGVMAESPGLLEGYQHLHRLAISGTAFTPEERTVVWMTINVANACHYCVPAHTGIAKMEKIDDGIVNALRDETPLPAKLEALRTFTLAMRDTHGRPGADAIAAFEAAGYGERAILDTVLIYAQKVMSNFTNALFETPTDAAFAPFAWEPKSGVAAE comes from the coding sequence ATGGTCACCACGACAGTTCACACGCTCGACACCGCCCCTGACGCGTCAAAACCGCTTTTGGAAAACTCGATCAAGGCCTTTGGCCGGTTGCCCAGCCTGCATGGCGTGATGGCGGAGAGCCCCGGCCTGCTGGAAGGCTATCAACACCTGCACCGGCTTGCCATCAGCGGCACCGCCTTTACCCCCGAAGAGCGCACGGTGGTCTGGATGACCATCAACGTCGCCAACGCGTGCCACTACTGTGTCCCTGCCCACACGGGCATCGCGAAGATGGAGAAGATTGACGACGGTATCGTCAATGCGCTGCGGGATGAGACGCCCCTGCCTGCAAAGCTGGAGGCGCTTCGCACCTTCACCCTGGCCATGCGTGATACCCATGGGCGTCCAGGCGCCGACGCCATCGCCGCGTTTGAAGCGGCGGGATATGGCGAGCGTGCAATTTTGGATACTGTTTTGATTTATGCGCAGAAGGTGATGTCGAACTTTACCAATGCGCTGTTCGAAACGCCGACCGACGCGGCCTTTGCCCCGTTTGCATGGGAGCCGAAATCGGGCGTTGCTGCTGAGTGA
- a CDS encoding asparaginase, which produces MTHPAHGAATLAEIWRGPFLESAHQGHAVVCDDTGQIVEAWGTPDTLVLPRSSSKMIQALPLIESGAAHAHNLTPEHLALACASHQGAPIHIDKVGAWLNAIGKGDDDFRCGPQESRDPDLRDAMIRANETPCRIHNNCSGKHTGFLTLAKHLGAGPDYVDPDHPVQRACLDAFERTTNETSPGFGIDGCSAPNFACTLNGMARAMAHFASADADSAEGHLRHAMAAHPDLVAGEGRACTRLMRAGGGKIALKTGAEGFFIAILPEQRMGVALKITDGATRAAECAIAQILVRLGALDPNHPEALAYTASPIKNWDGLETGHMRAAPALL; this is translated from the coding sequence ATGACACATCCGGCACATGGCGCCGCAACCCTGGCCGAAATCTGGCGCGGCCCCTTCCTTGAAAGCGCACATCAGGGTCACGCAGTGGTCTGCGACGACACAGGCCAGATCGTCGAAGCCTGGGGTACGCCCGACACCCTGGTCCTGCCCCGCTCCTCCTCAAAAATGATCCAGGCCCTCCCCTTGATCGAAAGTGGCGCCGCCCACGCGCACAACCTCACACCCGAACATCTGGCCCTCGCCTGCGCCTCGCACCAGGGTGCGCCCATCCATATCGACAAGGTCGGCGCATGGCTCAATGCCATCGGCAAGGGCGATGACGACTTCAGATGCGGCCCTCAGGAATCGCGGGACCCAGACCTGCGCGATGCCATGATCCGCGCAAACGAAACACCCTGCCGGATCCACAACAACTGCTCCGGCAAACACACAGGCTTCCTCACACTGGCCAAACACCTTGGCGCGGGGCCCGACTACGTCGATCCCGACCACCCGGTGCAACGCGCCTGCCTTGACGCATTTGAACGGACCACGAATGAAACCTCCCCCGGGTTCGGCATCGACGGCTGCTCGGCCCCGAACTTCGCCTGCACGCTAAACGGCATGGCCCGCGCCATGGCCCATTTCGCAAGCGCAGACGCCGACAGCGCCGAAGGGCACCTGCGTCACGCCATGGCCGCCCACCCCGATCTCGTCGCAGGCGAGGGGCGCGCCTGCACAAGGCTCATGCGCGCCGGCGGCGGCAAGATCGCACTGAAAACAGGGGCCGAAGGGTTCTTTATCGCCATCCTGCCCGAACAGCGCATGGGCGTGGCTCTCAAAATCACCGACGGCGCCACCCGCGCGGCAGAATGTGCCATCGCGCAAATCCTCGTCCGGCTCGGCGCACTCGACCCCAACCACCCCGAAGCACTGGCCTACACCGCAAGCCCGATCAAAAACTGGGACGGGCTCGAAACGGGCCACATGCGCGCTGCTCCCGCACTGCTGTAA
- the serB gene encoding phosphoserine phosphatase SerB, protein MFVCTLLTDPANPSLEPALIDNLRNAWGGGDVQWLAVDEAAAFSLETVPDNRWEVWADVQKLGVDLVILPMAGRRKKMLLADMDSTMIQQECIDELADVAGVGDRVKDITARAMNGELDFEAAIRERVGLLKDLPESVIGDVLATRITMMPGGSTVLATMKAHGAYAALVSGGFTAFTSAVAAHLGFDENRANTLLAEDGVLTGDVGVPILGQQAKVDALEEITARLGITEADVLAVGDGANDLGMLDRAGMGVALHAKPAVAAQCDVRVNFGDLTALLYLQGYARSEFVSA, encoded by the coding sequence ATGTTTGTTTGTACCTTGTTAACTGACCCTGCCAATCCGTCGCTGGAACCTGCGCTGATCGACAATCTGCGCAATGCGTGGGGTGGCGGGGATGTGCAGTGGTTGGCCGTGGATGAAGCGGCGGCGTTTTCTTTGGAGACTGTGCCTGACAACCGTTGGGAAGTTTGGGCGGATGTGCAGAAGCTGGGTGTGGATCTGGTGATTCTGCCCATGGCGGGCCGTCGTAAGAAGATGCTTCTGGCCGACATGGACAGCACCATGATCCAGCAGGAGTGCATTGATGAGCTGGCTGATGTCGCGGGCGTCGGTGACCGGGTGAAGGACATTACCGCGCGGGCCATGAACGGCGAGCTGGATTTCGAGGCCGCCATTCGTGAGCGCGTTGGGCTTTTGAAGGATTTGCCAGAAAGTGTCATCGGCGATGTGCTGGCCACGCGGATCACCATGATGCCGGGCGGGTCCACCGTGCTCGCGACGATGAAGGCACATGGGGCCTATGCTGCGCTGGTGTCTGGTGGTTTCACCGCGTTTACGTCCGCTGTGGCCGCGCATCTGGGGTTCGATGAGAATCGGGCGAACACCCTGTTGGCTGAGGATGGGGTGCTGACAGGCGACGTGGGCGTGCCGATCCTGGGGCAGCAGGCCAAGGTGGATGCGCTTGAAGAAATTACCGCTCGGCTTGGAATTACCGAGGCCGACGTGCTGGCTGTGGGCGATGGGGCCAATGATCTGGGTATGTTGGACCGCGCCGGGATGGGCGTGGCCTTGCACGCCAAGCCTGCCGTTGCCGCGCAATGTGATGTGCGGGTGAATTTTGGGGATTTGACGGCGCTCTTGTATCTGCAGGGCTATGCGCGGTCTGAGTTTGTGAGCGCATAA
- the serA gene encoding phosphoglycerate dehydrogenase, with amino-acid sequence MPKVLISDKLSDAAVQIFRDRGIEVDFEPDLGKDKDKLAEVIGQYDGLAIRSATKVTPTILKHADNLKVIGRAGIGTDNIDKDAASKKGVIVMNTPFGNMITTAEHAIAMMFAVARQIPEASSSTHAGKWEKSKFMGTELTGKTLGVIGAGNIGGIVCDRARGLKMKVLAYDPFLGEEKADKMGVEKVELDDLIKRADFITLHVPKTEQTANMITAERIAMMKPGVRIINCARGGLVDEDALAEALKSGHVAGAAFDVFAEEPAKENALFNLPNVVVTPHLGAATTEAQENVALQVAEQMANYLLTGAVENALNMPSVTAEEAKVMGPWVKLAGHLGSFIGQMTDEPIKAINILYDGVVSDMNLDALNCGVVAGIMKRANPDVNMVSAPVIAKERGIQISTTNQDQSGAFEGYIKVTVVTDKRERSVAGTVFSDGKPRFIQIKGINIDAEIGANMLYTTNEDVPGIIGLLGNTMGKNGVNIANFTLGRAEVGGEAIALLYVDDPIPADVLNTLEGTGQFTQVKPLEFDVA; translated from the coding sequence ATGCCCAAAGTACTCATCTCCGACAAACTCTCCGACGCCGCCGTTCAGATCTTCCGCGACCGCGGGATCGAGGTCGACTTCGAGCCCGACCTCGGCAAGGACAAGGACAAGCTGGCAGAAGTCATCGGCCAATATGACGGCCTCGCCATCCGCTCCGCGACCAAGGTGACACCGACGATCCTGAAACACGCCGACAATCTCAAGGTCATCGGCCGCGCCGGCATCGGCACCGACAATATCGACAAGGACGCGGCCAGCAAAAAGGGCGTGATCGTCATGAACACGCCCTTCGGCAACATGATCACGACCGCCGAACACGCCATCGCCATGATGTTCGCCGTCGCCCGCCAAATCCCCGAAGCCAGTTCTTCCACCCACGCAGGCAAATGGGAAAAATCCAAGTTCATGGGCACGGAACTGACGGGCAAAACGCTCGGCGTCATCGGCGCAGGCAACATCGGCGGCATTGTCTGCGACCGCGCCCGCGGCCTGAAAATGAAGGTCCTCGCCTACGATCCCTTCCTGGGCGAGGAAAAAGCCGACAAGATGGGCGTCGAAAAGGTCGAACTGGACGACCTGATCAAACGCGCCGACTTCATCACCCTGCACGTGCCCAAGACCGAGCAGACGGCCAACATGATCACCGCCGAACGCATCGCAATGATGAAACCCGGCGTGCGGATCATCAACTGCGCCCGCGGCGGCCTCGTGGACGAAGACGCGTTGGCCGAAGCGCTCAAATCCGGCCACGTCGCAGGCGCAGCTTTCGATGTCTTCGCCGAAGAACCCGCCAAGGAAAACGCGCTCTTCAACCTGCCCAACGTCGTCGTCACACCCCACCTCGGTGCCGCCACAACCGAAGCGCAGGAAAACGTCGCCCTGCAAGTGGCTGAGCAGATGGCCAACTACCTGCTCACAGGGGCCGTCGAAAACGCACTGAACATGCCGTCTGTCACGGCGGAGGAGGCGAAGGTCATGGGCCCGTGGGTCAAACTCGCCGGTCACCTGGGCAGCTTCATCGGCCAGATGACGGACGAGCCGATCAAGGCGATCAACATCCTCTATGACGGGGTCGTGTCGGACATGAACCTCGACGCGCTCAACTGCGGCGTGGTCGCGGGCATCATGAAGCGCGCCAATCCGGACGTGAACATGGTTTCCGCCCCTGTCATCGCGAAAGAACGCGGCATCCAGATCTCGACCACGAACCAGGACCAGTCCGGCGCTTTCGAAGGGTACATCAAAGTCACCGTCGTCACCGACAAACGCGAACGCTCCGTCGCGGGCACGGTGTTCAGCGACGGCAAACCGCGCTTCATCCAGATCAAGGGCATCAACATCGACGCCGAGATCGGGGCCAACATGCTCTACACCACGAACGAGGATGTGCCCGGCATCATCGGCCTGTTGGGCAACACGATGGGCAAGAACGGCGTGAACATCGCGAACTTTACGCTGGGCCGGGCCGAAGTGGGCGGCGAAGCTATCGCGCTTCTCTATGTGGACGACCCGATCCCGGCGGATGTGCTGAACACGCTCGAAGGCACCGGGCAGTTCACCCAGGTCAAACCGCTGGAATTCGACGTCGCCTAA
- a CDS encoding LysE family translocator, whose protein sequence is MPGLDTLLAFIIATAIFAYIPGPGMFYATAQTLARGVRGGLMAALGLHIGGYVHVFAAAFGLALLFELVPPLYVALKLIGAAYLIWLGIQMVRTRNARINATPQGSRDPVLAFRQSMLVEVLNPKTALFFVAFLPQFSDPTAAFPVWAQLLILGTVVNILFSSADFMCVALAHRMSRLLARTGQVTARAKALGGSILVGLGVTVALDR, encoded by the coding sequence ATGCCCGGTTTAGACACACTTCTCGCCTTCATCATCGCCACCGCGATCTTTGCCTATATCCCCGGCCCCGGCATGTTCTATGCCACCGCGCAAACGCTGGCGCGGGGCGTGCGCGGCGGGCTGATGGCAGCGCTTGGACTGCATATCGGCGGCTATGTCCACGTGTTTGCCGCTGCCTTCGGCCTCGCGCTCCTGTTCGAACTGGTCCCGCCGCTTTACGTGGCCCTCAAACTGATCGGCGCCGCCTATCTGATCTGGCTGGGCATTCAGATGGTCCGCACCCGCAACGCCCGTATCAACGCCACACCCCAAGGCAGCCGCGACCCCGTCCTCGCCTTTCGGCAAAGCATGCTGGTCGAGGTGCTGAATCCGAAAACGGCGCTGTTCTTCGTGGCCTTCCTGCCGCAATTCTCGGATCCCACCGCAGCCTTCCCCGTCTGGGCGCAGCTCCTGATCCTCGGCACGGTGGTCAACATCCTGTTTTCAAGTGCCGACTTCATGTGCGTGGCACTCGCCCACCGCATGTCGCGCCTGCTGGCCCGTACGGGTCAGGTAACGGCTCGCGCCAAAGCGCTGGGCGGCTCAATCCTCGTCGGGTTGGGCGTGACCGTCGCCCTCGACCGCTAA
- a CDS encoding phosphoserine transaminase, producing MATTAPVTRPANPRFSSGPCAKPPTHALTALADAPLGRSHRAAEGKAKLKQAIEETRQILGVPADYKIGIVPASDTGAYEMAMWSLLGERHAEMVAWESFGTGWVTDVAKQLKIEHTVHTADYGHIVDMSALNYDHDVCFTWNGTTSGVRMPNGDAIPADRAGLTLCDATSAAFAMDLPWDKLDVTTFSWQKVLGGEAAHGMLILSPRAVERLESYTPPWPLPKIFRLTKGGKLIDGIFEGATINTPSMLAVEDYLFSLAWAREVGGLQGLIARADANAQAVFDFCDQHDWIDNLAVEPATRSTTSVCLKFTDDRITDGAAFAKAIAKRLADENVALDIGAYRDAPPGLRIWCGGTVETADIQAMLPWLAHAFETAINA from the coding sequence ATGGCTACTACTGCTCCGGTCACGCGGCCGGCAAACCCGCGTTTTTCCTCTGGCCCCTGCGCCAAACCCCCCACTCATGCACTCACCGCACTCGCCGACGCGCCCCTTGGCCGCTCGCACCGCGCCGCCGAGGGCAAAGCCAAGCTCAAGCAAGCAATCGAAGAGACGCGGCAAATCCTCGGCGTCCCCGCGGACTACAAGATTGGCATCGTCCCCGCCTCCGACACCGGCGCCTATGAGATGGCGATGTGGTCGCTGCTGGGCGAACGCCACGCCGAGATGGTCGCTTGGGAATCCTTCGGCACGGGCTGGGTCACCGACGTGGCCAAGCAGCTGAAAATCGAACACACCGTTCACACCGCCGACTACGGGCATATCGTGGACATGTCTGCCCTGAACTACGACCATGACGTCTGCTTCACCTGGAACGGCACGACCTCCGGCGTGCGGATGCCGAACGGCGACGCGATCCCGGCGGACCGCGCTGGCCTCACACTCTGCGACGCCACCTCCGCCGCCTTCGCCATGGACCTGCCCTGGGACAAGCTCGATGTGACGACATTCAGCTGGCAAAAGGTGCTGGGCGGCGAAGCAGCCCACGGCATGCTGATCCTCAGCCCCCGCGCCGTGGAACGGCTGGAAAGCTACACGCCCCCATGGCCGCTCCCCAAAATCTTCCGCCTGACCAAGGGCGGCAAGCTGATCGACGGCATCTTCGAAGGGGCAACCATCAACACGCCCTCCATGCTCGCGGTCGAGGATTACCTGTTCTCGCTTGCATGGGCACGCGAAGTGGGCGGCCTGCAAGGGCTGATCGCCCGCGCCGACGCCAACGCCCAAGCGGTGTTCGACTTCTGCGACCAGCACGACTGGATCGACAACCTCGCCGTTGAGCCGGCCACACGGTCCACGACGTCCGTCTGCCTCAAGTTCACCGACGACCGCATCACTGACGGCGCCGCCTTTGCCAAGGCCATCGCCAAACGGCTGGCGGACGAAAACGTCGCCCTCGACATCGGCGCCTACCGCGACGCCCCTCCGGGCCTGCGCATCTGGTGCGGCGGGACAGTGGAAACGGCAGACATCCAAGCGATGCTGCCCTGGCTCGCCCACGCGTTCGAGACCGCAATCAACGCATGA